The following are from one region of the Candidatus Cloacimonadota bacterium genome:
- a CDS encoding heavy metal-associated domain-containing protein — translation MQLQIGIDGMHCASCSANVEKALSALPGVNKAHVNLALEEAMVEYDERKLKQDR, via the coding sequence ATGCAGTTACAGATCGGAATAGATGGAATGCACTGCGCGTCCTGCAGTGCAAATGTTGAGAAAGCGCTCAGCGCGCTTCCCGGAGTAAATAAAGCGCACGTAAACCTCGCCTTGGAAGAGGCGATGGTAGAGTACGATGAGCGGAAGCTGAAGCAGGACAGGA